The following are encoded together in the Bos javanicus breed banteng chromosome X, ARS-OSU_banteng_1.0, whole genome shotgun sequence genome:
- the USP27X gene encoding ubiquitin carboxyl-terminal hydrolase 27 has protein sequence KSLLGPAATATALPQAGRGTPLVCVAPAPPRPVAAPALRLGGGAAASGGGGAEEAETAETAEKAERKVEAEAKVEGKVEAAGKVEAAGKVDATGKVETVEGPGRRVELKLEPEPEPEPAREAEQEPKGEPKQEPEDENPARSGGGGGRDEVPLPTLPSDPPRPPDPSPRRSRAPRRRPRPRPQTRLRTPPQPRPRPPPRPRPRRGPGGGCLDVDFAVGPPGCSHVNSFKVGENWRQELRVIYQCFVWCGTPETRKSKAKSCICHVCGTHLNRLHSCLSCVFFGCFTEKHIHEHAETKQHNLAVDLYYGGIYCFMCKDYVYDRDIEQIAKEEQGEALKLQASTSTEVSHQQYSVPGLGEKYPTWETTKPELELLGHNPRRRRIASSFTIGLRGLINLGNTCFMNCIVQALTHTPILRDFFLSDRHRCEMPSPELCLVCEMSSLFRELYSGNPSPHVPYKLLHLVWIHARHLAGYRQQDAHEFLIAALDVLHRHCKGDDAGKAASNPNHCNCIIDQIFTGGLQSDVTCQACHGVSTTIDPCWDISLDLPGSCTSFWPMSPGRESSVNGESHIPGITTLTDCLRRFTRPEHLGSSAKIKCGSCQSYQESTKQLTMNKLPVVACFHFKRFEHSAKQRRKITTYISFPLELDMTPFMASSKESRMNGQLQLPTNSGNDENKYSLFAVVNHQGTLESGHYTSFIRHHKDQWFKCDDAVITKASIKDVLDSEGYLLFYHKQVLEHESEKVKEVNTQAY, from the coding sequence AAGTCCCTTTTGGGTCCAGCTGCCACAGCCACCGCGCTCCCTCAGGCCGGACGGGGGACACCCCTGGTCTGCGTGGCCCCCGCGCCGCCACGCCCAGTGGCCGCCCCAGCCCTGCGATTAGGGGGAGGAGCCGCTGCCAGTGGAGGCGGAGGAGCAGAGGAGGCGGAGACGGCAGAGACGGCGGAGAAGGCGGAGAGGAAGGTGGAGGCAGAGGCGAAGGTGGAAGGGAAGGTAGAGGCGGCGGGGAAGGTGGAGGCGGCTGGGAAGGTGGACGCCACCGGGAAGGTGGAGACTGTGGAGGGTCCGGGACGCCGGGTAGAGCTCAAGCTGGAGCCCGAACCTGAACCCGAGCCGGCACGGGAGGCGGAGCAGGAGCCGAAGGGGGAGCCGAAGCAGGAGCCTGAGGATGAGAACCCGGCGCGGAGTGGCGGTGGCGGCGGCAGAGACGAGGTTCCTCTCCCTACCCTTCCCTCCGATCCCCCGCGGCCCCCCGATCCTTCCCCGCGGCGCAGCCGTGCCCCCCGCCGCCGACCCCGGCCGCGGCCGCAGACCCGGCTCCGTACCCCGCCGCAGCCTAGGCCAcggcccccgccccggccccggccccggcgcgGCCCTGGGGGCGGGTGCCTGGATGTGGATTTCGCGGTGGGTCCACCAGGCTGTTCCCACGTGAACAGCTTTAAGGTGGGAGAGAACTGGAGGCAGGAACTGCGGGTGATCTACCAGTGCTTCGTGTGGTGTGGAACCCCAGAGACCAGGAAAAGCAAGGCAAAGTCTTGTATCTGCCATGTGTGTGGCACCCATTTGAACAGACTCCACTCTTGCCTTTCCTGTGTCTTCTTTGGCTGCTTCACAGAGAAGCACATTCATGAGCACGCCGAGACGAAACAACACAACTTAGCAGTAGACCTTTATTACGGAGGTATATACTGCTTTATGTGTAAGGACTATGTATATGACAGAGACATTGAGCAAATtgccaaagaagagcaaggggaAGCTTTGAAATTACAAGCCTCCACCTCGACCGAGGTTTCTCACCAGCAGTATTCAGTGCCAGGCCTCGGTGAGAAGTATCCAACCTGGGAGACAACCAAACCTGAGTTAGAACTGCTGGGCCATAACCCAAGGAGAAGAAGAATCGCCTCCAGCTTTACCATCGGTTTAAGAGGACTGATCAATCTTGGAAACACGTGCTTTATGAACTGCATCGTCCAGGCCCTTACCCACACTCCGATCCTGAGAGATTTCTTCCTCTCTGACAGGCACAGATGTGAAATGCCGAGTCCGGAGTTGTGTCTGGTCTGTGAGATGTCTTCGCTTTTTCGAGAGTTGTATTCTGGAAACCCATCTCCTCATGTTCCCTATAAGTTACTGCACCTGGTATGGATACACGCACGGCATTTAGCAGGGTACAGGCAACAGGATGCACATGAGTTTCTCATTGCAGCGTTAGATGTCCTGCACAGGCACTGCAAAGGTGATGATGCTGGGAAGGCGGCCAGCAATCCCAACCACTGTAACTGCATCATTGACCAAATTTTCACAGGTGGTCTGCAATCTGATGTCACCTGTCAAGCCTGTCATGGTGTCTCCACCACAATAGACCCATGCTGGGACATCAGTTTGGACTTGCCTGGCTCTTGTACCTCCTTCTGGCCGATGAGCCCAGGGAGGGAGAGCAGTGTTAACGGGGAAAGCCACATACCAGGAATCACTACCCTCACGGACTGCCTGCGAAGGTTTACGAGGCCAGAGCACTTAGGAAGCAGTGCCAAAATCAAGTGTGGTAGTTGCCAAAGCTACCAGGAATCTACCAAACAGCTCACAATGAATAAATTACCTGTCGTTGCCTGTTTTCATTTCAAACGGTTTGAACACTCAGCCAAACAGAGGCGCAAGATCACTACATACATATCCTTTCCTCTGGAGCTGGATATGACACCTTTCATGGCCTCGAGTAAAGAGAGCAGGATGAATGGACAGTTGCAGCTGCCAACCAATAGTGGAAACGATGAGAATAAGTATTCCTTGTTTGCTGTGGTTAATCACCAAGGAACCTTGGAGAGTGGCCACTACACCAGCTTCATCCGGCACCACAAGGACCAGTGGTTCAAGTGTGATGATGCCGTCATCACCAAGGCCAGTATTAAGGACGTGCTGGACAGTGAAGGGTATTTACTGTTCTATCACAAACAGGTCCTGGAACACGAatcagaaaaagtgaaagaagtgaatACACAAGCCTACTGA